A region of Homo sapiens chromosome X, GRCh38.p14 Primary Assembly DNA encodes the following proteins:
- the NSDHL gene encoding sterol-4-alpha-carboxylate 3-dehydrogenase, decarboxylating isoform X1 → MRKEKLITNGTIFCFEMEPAVSEPMRDQVARTHLTEDTPKVNADIEKVNQNQAKRCTVIGGSGFLGQHMVEQLLARGYAVNVFDIQQGFDNPQVRFFLGDLCSRQDLYPALKGVNTVFHCASPPPSSNNKELFYRVNYIGTKNVIETCKEAGVQKLILTSSASVIFEGVDIKNGTEDLPYAMKPIDYYTETKILQERAVLGANDPEKNFLTTAIRPHGIFGPRDPQLVPILIEAARNGKMKFVIGNGKNLVDFTFVENVVHGHILAAEQLSRDSTLGGKAFHITNDEPIPFWTFLSRILTGLNYEAPKYHIPYWVAYYLALLLSLLVMVISPVIQLQPTFTPMRVALAGTFHYYSCERAKKAMGYQPLVTMDDAMERTVQSFRHLRRVK, encoded by the exons aaaagaaaagttgattACAAACGGGACCATATTTTGCTTCGAAATGGAACCAGCAGTTAGCGAGCCAATGAGAGACCAAGTCGCACGGACTCATTTGACAGAGGACACTCCCAAAGTGAATGCTGACATAGAAAAGGTTAACCAGAATCAG GCCAAGAGATGCACAGTGATCGGTGGCTCTGGATTCCTGGGGCAGCACATGGTGGAGCAGTTGCTGGCAAGAGGATATGCTGTCAATGTATTTGATATCCAGCAAGGGTTTGATAATCCCCAGGTGCGGTTCTTTCTGGGTGACCTCTGCAGCCGACAG gATCTGTACCCAGCTCTGAAAGGTGTAAACACAGTTTTCCACTGTGCGTCACCCCCACCATCCAGTAACAACAAGGAGCTCTTTTATAGAGTGAATTACATTGGCACCAAGAATGTCATTGAAACTTGCAAAGAGGCTGGGGTTCAG AAACTCATTTTAACCAGCAGTGCCAGTGTCATCTTTGAGGGCGTCGATATCAAGAATGGAACTGAAGACCTTCCCTATGCCATGAAACCCATTGACTACTACACAGAGACTAAGATCTTACAGGAGAGG GCAGTTCTGGGCGCCAACGATCCTGAGAAGAATTTCTTAACCACAGCCATCCGCCCTCATGGCATTTTCGGCCCAAGGGACCCGCAGTTGGTACCCATCCTCATCGAGGCAGCCAGGAACGGCAAGATGAAGTTCGTGATTGG AAATGGGAAGAACTTGGTGGACTTCACCTTTGTGGAGAACGTGGTCCATGGACACATCCTGGCGGCAGAGCAGCTCTCCCGAGACTCGACACTGGGTGGGAAG GCATTTCACATCACCAATGATGAGCCCATCCCTTTCTGGACATTCCTGTCTCGCATCCTGACAGGCCTCAATTATGAGGCCCCCAAGTACCACATCCCCTACTGGGTGGCCTACTACCTGGCCCTCCTGCTATCCCTGCTGGTGATGGTGATCAGTCCTGTCATCCAGCTGCAGCCCACCTTCACACCCATGCGGGTCGCACTGGCTGGCACATTCCACTACTACAGCTGCGAGAGAGCCAAAAAGGCCATGGGCTACCAGCCACTAGTGACCATGGATGATGCTATGGAGAGGACCGTGCAGAGCTTTCGCCACCTGCGGAGGGTCAAGTGA
- the NSDHL gene encoding sterol-4-alpha-carboxylate 3-dehydrogenase, decarboxylating — protein sequence MEPAVSEPMRDQVARTHLTEDTPKVNADIEKVNQNQAKRCTVIGGSGFLGQHMVEQLLARGYAVNVFDIQQGFDNPQVRFFLGDLCSRQDLYPALKGVNTVFHCASPPPSSNNKELFYRVNYIGTKNVIETCKEAGVQKLILTSSASVIFEGVDIKNGTEDLPYAMKPIDYYTETKILQERAVLGANDPEKNFLTTAIRPHGIFGPRDPQLVPILIEAARNGKMKFVIGNGKNLVDFTFVENVVHGHILAAEQLSRDSTLGGKAFHITNDEPIPFWTFLSRILTGLNYEAPKYHIPYWVAYYLALLLSLLVMVISPVIQLQPTFTPMRVALAGTFHYYSCERAKKAMGYQPLVTMDDAMERTVQSFRHLRRVK from the exons ATGGAACCAGCAGTTAGCGAGCCAATGAGAGACCAAGTCGCACGGACTCATTTGACAGAGGACACTCCCAAAGTGAATGCTGACATAGAAAAGGTTAACCAGAATCAG GCCAAGAGATGCACAGTGATCGGTGGCTCTGGATTCCTGGGGCAGCACATGGTGGAGCAGTTGCTGGCAAGAGGATATGCTGTCAATGTATTTGATATCCAGCAAGGGTTTGATAATCCCCAGGTGCGGTTCTTTCTGGGTGACCTCTGCAGCCGACAG gATCTGTACCCAGCTCTGAAAGGTGTAAACACAGTTTTCCACTGTGCGTCACCCCCACCATCCAGTAACAACAAGGAGCTCTTTTATAGAGTGAATTACATTGGCACCAAGAATGTCATTGAAACTTGCAAAGAGGCTGGGGTTCAG AAACTCATTTTAACCAGCAGTGCCAGTGTCATCTTTGAGGGCGTCGATATCAAGAATGGAACTGAAGACCTTCCCTATGCCATGAAACCCATTGACTACTACACAGAGACTAAGATCTTACAGGAGAGG GCAGTTCTGGGCGCCAACGATCCTGAGAAGAATTTCTTAACCACAGCCATCCGCCCTCATGGCATTTTCGGCCCAAGGGACCCGCAGTTGGTACCCATCCTCATCGAGGCAGCCAGGAACGGCAAGATGAAGTTCGTGATTGG AAATGGGAAGAACTTGGTGGACTTCACCTTTGTGGAGAACGTGGTCCATGGACACATCCTGGCGGCAGAGCAGCTCTCCCGAGACTCGACACTGGGTGGGAAG GCATTTCACATCACCAATGATGAGCCCATCCCTTTCTGGACATTCCTGTCTCGCATCCTGACAGGCCTCAATTATGAGGCCCCCAAGTACCACATCCCCTACTGGGTGGCCTACTACCTGGCCCTCCTGCTATCCCTGCTGGTGATGGTGATCAGTCCTGTCATCCAGCTGCAGCCCACCTTCACACCCATGCGGGTCGCACTGGCTGGCACATTCCACTACTACAGCTGCGAGAGAGCCAAAAAGGCCATGGGCTACCAGCCACTAGTGACCATGGATGATGCTATGGAGAGGACCGTGCAGAGCTTTCGCCACCTGCGGAGGGTCAAGTGA